From the genome of Schaalia dentiphila ATCC 17982, one region includes:
- a CDS encoding phosphatase PAP2 family protein, translated as MDDPNAALPSDPTVDESYTKGSRPVRPRARLSASAETAGRSSRADSAPATQRPTRGRAPGPQTNGEAPASGPQPRRLTSDSWYRRKLARRLGGVATCLVLTMLISHVALSTAPGQVLDTILMEGTMRSARRYEAFSTLITGIVSVPVMVAAGIVVALVAAARRRPTLAGRALGAVIGANITTQILKDYILTRPNLGVTTGAGNSLPSGHTTVAVTLSLALIVVAPQWFRSPSAWIGWAWTSLMGVSVMMEGWHRPSDVITAALIAGAWALALSPIERRPRHGAKVQRVMVWVSLGLIVIALLATGAAMWGFSMSAASPGSGYGFEDFLQLRPWRSRVLGVAAVAWVSAVCGLIMHEVDRLAGE; from the coding sequence ATGGACGACCCCAACGCCGCCCTGCCCTCCGACCCCACCGTCGACGAGTCCTACACCAAAGGCTCACGCCCCGTGCGCCCCCGCGCGCGCTTGTCGGCATCCGCCGAGACCGCCGGTCGCTCCTCCCGAGCGGACAGCGCCCCCGCTACCCAGCGGCCCACCCGAGGGCGCGCTCCCGGCCCCCAGACCAACGGCGAGGCCCCGGCGAGCGGGCCCCAGCCTCGTCGCCTGACCTCCGACTCCTGGTACCGGCGCAAGCTCGCCCGACGCCTCGGGGGAGTCGCCACCTGCCTGGTGCTGACGATGCTCATCAGTCACGTGGCGCTCTCGACCGCGCCCGGGCAGGTCCTCGACACGATCCTCATGGAGGGCACGATGCGCTCCGCGAGGCGCTACGAGGCCTTCTCCACCCTCATCACCGGCATCGTGTCCGTGCCCGTTATGGTCGCGGCCGGCATCGTCGTCGCCCTCGTTGCCGCTGCGCGACGGCGGCCCACGCTCGCAGGGCGTGCCCTCGGCGCTGTCATCGGCGCTAACATCACGACGCAGATCCTCAAGGATTACATCCTCACCCGCCCGAATCTGGGCGTCACGACGGGTGCCGGCAACTCCCTGCCCTCCGGGCACACCACCGTCGCCGTCACCCTGTCGCTGGCCCTCATCGTGGTCGCGCCCCAGTGGTTCCGCAGCCCGTCCGCGTGGATCGGCTGGGCGTGGACATCCCTCATGGGCGTGTCCGTCATGATGGAAGGCTGGCACCGCCCCTCCGACGTCATTACCGCCGCCCTCATCGCTGGGGCGTGGGCCCTCGCCCTGTCGCCCATCGAGCGGCGCCCCCGACACGGCGCGAAAGTCCAACGCGTCATGGTGTGGGTGAGCCTCGGACTCATCGTCATCGCGCTGCTGGCCACCGGCGCCGCCATGTGGGGCTTCAGTATGTCCGCCGCGTCCCCAGGATCCGGCTACGGTTTTGAGGACTTCCTGCAGCTAAGGCCCTGGCGTTCCCGCGTCCTCGGCGTCGCAGCCGTCGCGTGGGTGAGCGCCGTGTGCGGCCTCATCATGCACGAGGTTGACCGCCTCGCGGGCGAGTAA
- a CDS encoding YbjN domain-containing protein, with translation MNVPYLVPEDEVTPYPADFERVVQAVREMGYALDVIEKGRAAGAIFDEIPFLVSFDAAGRFLSIRALWESDLPAESAEPALFATADNWNREKYFPTVYTATSPEGTLGVYADFVVDTEAGLSDVQLRDAISSGISTGIAAIQYVKESASEALGLGESGRE, from the coding sequence GTGAACGTTCCATACCTGGTGCCCGAGGATGAGGTAACCCCCTACCCGGCCGATTTTGAGCGGGTCGTTCAGGCCGTGCGCGAGATGGGTTACGCGCTGGACGTGATCGAGAAGGGTCGTGCGGCGGGCGCTATTTTTGACGAGATTCCGTTCCTCGTGTCTTTCGATGCGGCGGGTCGCTTCCTGTCGATTCGCGCGCTGTGGGAGTCGGATCTGCCGGCCGAGAGCGCGGAGCCCGCGCTGTTCGCGACGGCCGACAACTGGAATCGCGAGAAGTATTTCCCGACGGTGTACACGGCGACCTCACCGGAGGGGACGCTGGGCGTGTACGCGGATTTCGTGGTGGACACGGAGGCCGGCCTGTCAGACGTGCAGCTGCGTGACGCGATTTCGTCGGGTATTTCGACAGGTATCGCGGCAATCCAGTACGTGAAGGAGTCCGCCTCCGAGGCGCTGGGGCTCGGTGAATCCGGGCGCGAATGA
- a CDS encoding LytR C-terminal domain-containing protein produces MSTPNAPRPALTPRQRFLRERQQRQNTTFAIIGIAMIVAAVAAALVFTGIVPVPFGNDFSVKVKYAETGDIPCPKVDAKPVAPSQVTVTVINTTQHQGLASKATDMLSTAGFQTEEPANSDVEYTGKVRITARADSVDAAYSVARFFPGSHVRLSDAEDATVTVELGTFYDDTMSAEDVQRVLKSNDSIEQPAKCRPMSGTKQD; encoded by the coding sequence GTGAGTACTCCGAACGCGCCCCGCCCTGCCCTCACTCCGCGTCAGCGTTTCCTGCGCGAGCGTCAGCAGCGCCAGAACACGACGTTCGCTATCATCGGCATCGCGATGATAGTGGCCGCGGTGGCGGCCGCCCTCGTGTTCACGGGAATCGTTCCCGTCCCGTTCGGCAATGACTTCTCCGTCAAGGTCAAGTACGCCGAGACCGGTGACATCCCGTGTCCGAAGGTGGACGCGAAGCCCGTGGCCCCCTCGCAGGTCACCGTCACGGTCATCAACACGACCCAGCACCAGGGCCTGGCCTCCAAGGCCACGGATATGCTCTCAACCGCCGGCTTCCAGACCGAGGAACCGGCGAACTCGGACGTCGAATACACCGGCAAGGTGCGCATCACGGCACGCGCGGACTCGGTGGACGCCGCCTATTCGGTGGCCCGATTCTTCCCCGGCTCCCACGTGCGCCTCAGCGACGCTGAGGATGCTACCGTCACGGTCGAACTTGGCACCTTCTACGACGACACGATGAGCGCCGAGGACGTGCAGCGAGTCCTCAAGTCCAACGACTCGATCGAGCAGCCCGCGAAGTGCCGACCGATGTCGGGCACGAAGCAGGACTAA
- a CDS encoding App1 family protein produces the protein MIAIMRLRPPLIDNESPSLALALTAGVGEFASSLLVAAMSQGWYYPGVVGFGGIGSERSARILGRVLMARGDDGRSWLQTRRGWRQFFNAQVPRQPVLITVGNARRLTFADRGGFVDMTILGHGLEPGWHDATIQVLHAGDVRALGLSEDTATKLATTLRTATPLPAPASAMYERPRKGHIRAGRPTSVRLRIVSDHEHFGVVSDIDDTVMVSMLPRLVTAAKHAFLDRVSSREAVPGMAHLLTTLTTSSASSEVVPEGTHAPIMYLSTGAWNVVPTVRSFLERSGYPAGGFLMTDFGPSNTGWFRSGPEHKRRELRRLARMFPHMRWLLVGDDGQHDPEIYAEFAREFPQYVAGIAIRSLSEIEQFMAHGSFEAMVPDALWTVPESVPVWYGSDGEALLENIRGRGTAGPLTGR, from the coding sequence ATGATTGCCATCATGCGCCTCCGACCGCCCCTCATCGACAACGAATCACCGTCGCTCGCGCTCGCCCTGACGGCAGGCGTGGGTGAATTTGCCTCGTCTCTGCTGGTCGCCGCCATGTCGCAGGGCTGGTACTACCCGGGCGTGGTCGGATTCGGCGGCATCGGCTCTGAACGCAGCGCCCGCATCCTCGGCCGCGTCCTCATGGCGCGCGGCGACGACGGTCGTTCCTGGCTGCAGACCCGGCGCGGATGGCGCCAGTTCTTCAACGCGCAGGTCCCCCGCCAGCCCGTGCTCATCACGGTCGGCAACGCGCGCCGACTCACCTTCGCGGACCGCGGCGGATTCGTCGACATGACGATTCTGGGCCACGGCCTCGAGCCCGGCTGGCACGACGCGACCATCCAGGTCCTGCACGCGGGCGACGTGCGCGCACTCGGCCTGTCCGAGGACACCGCCACCAAACTCGCGACCACTCTGCGCACGGCGACCCCTCTGCCTGCCCCGGCCTCGGCGATGTACGAGCGCCCCCGCAAGGGCCATATCCGCGCCGGCCGCCCCACCTCCGTTCGACTGCGCATCGTGTCGGATCACGAGCATTTCGGCGTGGTCTCTGACATCGATGACACCGTCATGGTGTCGATGCTCCCGCGCCTGGTCACGGCCGCGAAGCACGCCTTCCTGGACCGTGTATCTTCGCGCGAGGCCGTCCCCGGCATGGCGCACCTGCTGACAACGCTGACGACGTCGTCGGCCTCGTCGGAGGTCGTGCCCGAGGGCACCCACGCCCCCATCATGTACCTGTCCACCGGCGCGTGGAACGTCGTGCCGACGGTGCGTTCCTTCCTGGAGCGCTCCGGCTACCCGGCCGGCGGCTTCCTCATGACGGACTTCGGCCCCTCGAATACGGGATGGTTCCGTTCGGGGCCTGAGCACAAGCGCCGCGAGCTGCGCCGCCTGGCCCGCATGTTCCCGCACATGCGCTGGCTCCTCGTCGGCGACGACGGACAGCACGACCCGGAGATCTACGCGGAGTTCGCTCGCGAGTTCCCGCAGTACGTCGCGGGCATCGCGATTCGTTCCCTGTCCGAGATCGAGCAGTTCATGGCGCACGGCAGCTTCGAGGCCATGGTGCCCGACGCCCTGTGGACCGTCCCTGAGTCCGTCCCCGTCTGGTACGGGTCGGACGGCGAGGCGCTCCTGGAGAACATACGAGGCCGTGGCACGGCCGGGCCGCTGACCGGCCGCTAA
- a CDS encoding acyl-CoA dehydrogenase family protein produces MSFLDSDLLARIHERAADADAANTYPEKDLEELHEAGYLSAFVPTEFGGAGLSLTEIAAEQTALAKAAPGTALGINMHQIIVGLGRYLVANGNARGEQILRDAVAGEVFGFGISEPGNDLVLFGSTTRAIATADGGYSFEGTKIFTSLSPVWTRLLIFGRAETEEGPKSVFGIVHRDDEGYSIKDDWNTLGMRATQSMTTLLEGVTVPEERILTITDPGPSADPVIFGIFSHFEILLAATYQGVGERAVEVAAEHVATRRSVKNQTTYSNDPDIRWRIAEAALIMNAVGPQIRELARDIDEGADRGRGWMPQLSAAKNAAAEATLRAVEQAMRACGGSAYYNTHELSRLYRDALAGLFQPSDQESLHAAWANLILGPIEKAQ; encoded by the coding sequence ATGAGCTTCCTGGATTCCGACCTGCTCGCCCGCATCCACGAGCGCGCCGCCGACGCGGACGCCGCCAACACCTACCCCGAGAAGGATCTGGAGGAGCTGCACGAGGCCGGATACCTGTCGGCCTTCGTCCCCACCGAATTCGGGGGCGCGGGTCTGAGCCTGACCGAGATCGCCGCCGAGCAGACGGCGCTAGCCAAAGCGGCTCCCGGCACGGCACTGGGCATCAACATGCACCAGATCATCGTCGGCCTCGGTCGCTACCTGGTCGCCAACGGCAACGCGCGCGGTGAGCAGATCCTGCGCGACGCCGTCGCCGGCGAGGTCTTTGGCTTCGGCATCTCCGAGCCAGGCAACGACCTCGTGCTCTTCGGCTCCACAACGCGCGCGATCGCGACCGCAGACGGCGGCTACTCCTTCGAGGGCACCAAGATCTTCACCTCCCTGTCTCCCGTGTGGACGCGCCTGCTCATCTTCGGGCGCGCAGAGACCGAGGAGGGCCCCAAGTCCGTGTTCGGCATCGTCCACCGCGACGACGAGGGTTATTCGATCAAGGACGACTGGAACACGCTGGGTATGCGCGCCACCCAGTCCATGACGACCCTGCTCGAGGGCGTGACCGTGCCCGAGGAGCGCATCCTCACGATCACGGATCCGGGACCGAGTGCCGACCCGGTCATCTTCGGCATTTTCTCCCACTTCGAGATCCTGCTGGCCGCCACCTACCAGGGCGTCGGCGAGCGCGCGGTCGAGGTGGCCGCCGAGCACGTGGCAACGCGCCGCTCGGTGAAAAACCAGACGACCTACTCCAACGACCCCGACATCCGCTGGCGCATCGCCGAGGCCGCCCTCATCATGAACGCGGTCGGCCCGCAGATCCGCGAGCTTGCGCGCGACATCGACGAGGGCGCGGACCGCGGTCGCGGGTGGATGCCGCAGCTGTCCGCCGCGAAGAACGCGGCCGCCGAGGCCACGCTGCGCGCCGTCGAGCAGGCCATGCGCGCATGCGGCGGCAGCGCCTACTACAACACGCACGAACTCTCGCGCCTGTACCGCGACGCGCTCGCCGGCCTCTTCCAGCCCTCCGATCAGGAGTCCCTGCACGCCGCGTGGGCAAACCTGATCCTGGGCCCCATCGAGAAGGCTCAGTAG
- a CDS encoding YbjN domain-containing protein, with protein MAASSPVSTDRIRDLLRSRDVRFGDYNEGELAYLTPNAAFFWNATNPQILQLRAQWRGIARTPEQFGELAREVAACNSTRTGPKAYLAPLEDGTQYGLIAECNVVVMSGLTQAQLDNFFETSMSMIMGFFADLEVTLPGFVDWDSQGREVSL; from the coding sequence GTGGCTGCATCTTCACCTGTCAGCACCGATCGCATTCGGGATTTGCTGCGTTCCCGGGACGTGCGTTTCGGCGACTACAACGAGGGCGAGCTGGCGTATCTGACGCCGAACGCCGCTTTTTTCTGGAATGCGACAAACCCTCAGATTTTGCAGTTGCGCGCTCAGTGGCGCGGGATTGCGCGCACGCCGGAGCAGTTCGGTGAGCTTGCCCGCGAGGTCGCGGCCTGCAATTCGACGCGCACGGGCCCGAAGGCGTACTTGGCGCCCCTGGAGGATGGCACGCAGTACGGCCTGATCGCAGAGTGCAACGTTGTGGTCATGTCGGGACTTACGCAGGCTCAGTTGGATAATTTCTTTGAGACGTCCATGTCGATGATCATGGGTTTCTTCGCGGATCTTGAGGTGACGTTGCCCGGGTTCGTCGATTGGGATTCCCAGGGTCGGGAGGTGTCGCTGTGA
- a CDS encoding anaerobic ribonucleoside-triphosphate reductase activating protein translates to MRTVSSSARSLPRGVADVGARPHDDDAGATREGTLSLGVPGLVGGRDAREWTPDDLQIAGLVPMSTVDWPGKFAASLFLQGCPWACPYCHNSAIIDPRIPGVVAWGALEDLLARRRGLLDGVVFSGGEATRQIALGAAMARVRELGFGVGLHTAGPYPRRLKELLGAGLVDWVGIDVKATRGNYEAVAGRSGAGERAWESLSIVLAHPEVDHEVRLTVYPDGPGDGFEVAARAREMGVRIFALQQARDLGTPDGFSATRPGWDDQVRSLARDIETLDFERFIFRGDS, encoded by the coding sequence ATGCGCACGGTGAGCTCGTCAGCGCGTTCCCTCCCGCGGGGAGTCGCTGACGTGGGCGCCCGTCCCCATGACGACGATGCCGGGGCAACCCGGGAGGGCACGCTGAGCCTGGGCGTCCCCGGCCTCGTCGGGGGGCGGGATGCGCGCGAGTGGACGCCGGACGACCTGCAGATCGCCGGCCTCGTGCCGATGTCGACCGTGGACTGGCCGGGGAAATTCGCGGCGTCCCTGTTCCTGCAGGGGTGCCCGTGGGCGTGCCCGTACTGCCACAACAGTGCGATTATCGACCCGCGCATCCCGGGCGTGGTCGCGTGGGGAGCGCTCGAGGATCTGCTGGCGCGCAGGCGAGGCCTCCTTGATGGCGTCGTGTTTTCCGGCGGCGAGGCGACCCGCCAGATCGCGCTCGGGGCGGCGATGGCGCGCGTGCGCGAGCTCGGCTTTGGCGTGGGCTTGCATACCGCGGGACCCTACCCGAGGCGCCTCAAGGAGCTGCTCGGCGCGGGCCTCGTCGACTGGGTGGGCATCGACGTGAAGGCAACCCGGGGCAATTACGAGGCTGTGGCCGGGCGCAGCGGCGCGGGCGAGCGGGCGTGGGAGTCGCTGAGCATCGTTTTGGCTCACCCTGAGGTGGACCACGAGGTGCGCCTGACCGTCTACCCGGACGGCCCTGGAGACGGCTTCGAGGTGGCGGCGCGGGCACGCGAGATGGGGGTGAGGATCTTCGCCCTTCAGCAGGCGCGCGACCTGGGGACGCCCGACGGCTTTTCCGCGACGAGGCCTGGGTGGGACGACCAGGTTCGTTCCCTCGCGCGGGACATCGAAACGCTGGACTTTGAGAGGTTTATCTTCCGTGGGGACTCGTAG
- a CDS encoding DoxX family membrane protein, with protein sequence MPRPASAVVTSKPARFVLALLRIAVGFIFLWSFLDKTFGLHYSTGPSRAWINGGTPAQSYLTGATTGKPLASFFESLAMPAMDWLFMLGLLGIGLAFLLGIGTRLAAVAGVVMLGFMYAAVAPWVWGSLNPVVNEHLVYALVLILIPLTSAGDTLGLGSWWKGLGLVKKLPFLI encoded by the coding sequence ATGCCTCGTCCCGCATCAGCCGTCGTCACCTCCAAGCCCGCGCGCTTCGTCCTGGCCCTGCTGCGCATCGCGGTCGGCTTCATTTTCCTGTGGTCGTTCCTGGATAAGACGTTTGGCCTGCACTATTCGACGGGCCCCTCGCGCGCGTGGATCAACGGCGGCACGCCGGCGCAGAGCTACCTGACGGGCGCGACGACCGGCAAGCCCCTGGCCTCCTTCTTCGAGTCGCTGGCCATGCCCGCCATGGATTGGCTGTTCATGCTGGGCCTCCTGGGTATCGGCCTGGCCTTCCTGCTGGGCATTGGCACGCGCCTCGCGGCTGTCGCAGGCGTTGTCATGCTGGGCTTCATGTACGCGGCGGTCGCCCCGTGGGTGTGGGGTTCCCTCAATCCGGTCGTCAATGAGCACCTGGTCTACGCTCTCGTTCTCATCCTGATTCCGCTGACCAGCGCGGGCGATACGCTCGGCCTGGGCTCGTGGTGGAAGGGCCTGGGGCTCGTCAAGAAGCTGCCCTTCCTCATCTGA
- a CDS encoding MFS transporter: MLGTYLDILRYRQSWKFSAAGLVLRMPMSMVGLSTILMVRTEYGNYTLAGAVSAVNIIVMAICAPILARHVDRYGQLRVMGPAWVIATLSMCGLVAAVFMHAPEWLLFIPAALAGATWGAPGALVRSRWSTILHKPGQLSTAYALESAVDEFVYIVGPVLSTVLGTALHPATGLIISIVSLAVGGALFLSRRDSEPAIIPYDPSAPRESVIRKPVVLVMAATYIGMGMTFGAMEVSMVSFTEELGAPALGGILLALFSIGSLTAALVYGARTWRRPTWQLFVIGVIAMAIGMSLFPVAFSVWTMAIVILITGLTCAPTMTNVNVIIQNSVSPAKLTEGLTWMSTSINLGTSLGTAIAGPAIDAIGARGGLFTMAGAGWAMVLFMLIGLPALRKGTAATPKPTLPLD, from the coding sequence ATGCTCGGCACCTATCTTGACATTCTGCGTTACCGCCAGTCCTGGAAATTCTCCGCGGCTGGACTTGTGCTACGCATGCCGATGTCCATGGTGGGACTGTCAACGATCCTCATGGTGCGCACTGAGTACGGCAACTACACGCTGGCCGGCGCGGTTTCCGCAGTCAACATCATCGTCATGGCGATTTGCGCGCCCATTCTCGCGCGCCACGTCGACCGCTACGGGCAGCTGCGCGTCATGGGTCCCGCGTGGGTCATCGCGACCCTGTCGATGTGTGGCCTCGTCGCCGCCGTCTTCATGCACGCCCCCGAGTGGCTACTCTTCATCCCGGCGGCCCTCGCGGGCGCCACGTGGGGAGCGCCCGGTGCGCTCGTGCGCTCGCGCTGGTCGACGATCCTGCACAAGCCGGGCCAGCTGTCGACCGCCTACGCCCTCGAGTCTGCGGTCGACGAGTTTGTCTACATCGTGGGCCCCGTGCTCTCCACGGTCCTGGGCACCGCCCTGCACCCGGCCACCGGCCTCATTATCTCAATCGTCAGTCTGGCGGTGGGCGGCGCTCTCTTCCTGTCGCGCCGCGACTCCGAGCCCGCGATCATCCCCTACGATCCGAGCGCCCCGCGCGAGTCCGTTATCCGCAAGCCCGTCGTCCTCGTCATGGCCGCGACCTACATCGGCATGGGTATGACGTTCGGCGCGATGGAAGTGTCGATGGTCAGCTTCACCGAGGAGCTGGGTGCCCCCGCACTCGGCGGCATCCTCCTGGCCCTCTTCTCGATCGGCTCACTGACGGCCGCCCTCGTGTACGGCGCACGCACGTGGAGGCGCCCCACCTGGCAGCTCTTCGTCATCGGCGTGATCGCGATGGCGATCGGCATGAGCCTGTTCCCCGTGGCATTCAGCGTCTGGACAATGGCCATTGTCATCCTCATCACGGGCCTCACCTGCGCCCCCACGATGACGAACGTCAACGTCATTATCCAGAATTCCGTCTCCCCCGCGAAGCTCACCGAGGGCCTGACCTGGATGTCCACCTCGATCAACCTGGGCACGTCGCTGGGCACGGCGATCGCCGGACCCGCGATCGACGCAATCGGCGCGCGCGGCGGCCTGTTCACCATGGCCGGCGCGGGGTGGGCGATGGTCCTCTTCATGCTCATCGGCCTGCCCGCGCTGCGTAAGGGCACCGCGGCCACCCCCAAGCCCACGCTGCCCCTCGACTGA
- a CDS encoding ribonucleoside triphosphate reductase, producing MTSAPRYDVDAIATVQEYLDRSDWRVNANANQGYSLGGLVLNSAGKIVANYWLEHVYTPEIGAPHREGDYHIHDLDMFAGYCAGWSLKRLIQEGFNGVGGAIASAPPKHFSSACGQIVNFLGTLQNEWAGAQAFSSFDTYMAPFVRLDDMEYEDVVQCMQELIYNLNVPSRWGSQCPFTNLTFDWTCPDDLADEHPLIGDEVVDFTYGELQREMNLINRAFIEVMTGGDADGRVFTFPIPTYNITPDFDWEGENVDALFEMTAKYGLPYFQNFINSDLDPHMIRSMCCRLQLDLRELLKRGNGLFGSAELTGSIGVVTLNMARLGYLYKGDEEGLVARMDELIDLASKSLEIKRETIQYHMDHGLFPYSQRYLGTLDNHFSTIGVNGMNEMVRNFSDDAYDLTDPRGFDMCVRILDRVRERMVELQEATGHMYNLEATPAEGTTYRFAKEDRKRFADIIHAGTPDEPYYTNSSQLPVGYTDDPFQALEDQEVLQGKYTGGTVLHLYMGERVSSGEACKEMVRRSLTAFKVPYITITPTFSICPVHGYLAGEHFTCEKCAAAHPHAEPQACEVWTRVMGYFRPVQSFNIGKKGEYHERQMFSESAADAHGELVSAFPPAGSR from the coding sequence ATGACTAGCGCACCCCGCTACGACGTCGACGCCATCGCAACCGTGCAGGAGTACCTCGACCGCTCCGATTGGCGGGTGAATGCCAACGCGAACCAGGGGTATTCGCTCGGCGGACTCGTCCTGAACTCGGCGGGCAAGATCGTCGCCAACTACTGGCTCGAACACGTCTACACCCCCGAGATCGGCGCGCCGCACCGCGAGGGCGACTACCACATTCACGACCTCGACATGTTCGCCGGATACTGCGCCGGCTGGTCCCTCAAGCGCCTCATCCAGGAGGGCTTCAACGGCGTGGGCGGCGCGATCGCCTCGGCCCCGCCCAAGCACTTCTCCTCGGCGTGCGGCCAGATCGTCAACTTCCTCGGCACTCTCCAGAACGAGTGGGCGGGCGCCCAGGCATTCTCCTCCTTCGACACCTACATGGCCCCCTTCGTGCGCCTGGACGACATGGAGTACGAGGACGTCGTGCAGTGCATGCAGGAGCTCATCTACAACCTGAACGTGCCCTCGCGTTGGGGCAGCCAGTGCCCGTTCACGAACCTGACCTTCGACTGGACGTGCCCGGATGACCTCGCGGACGAGCATCCCCTCATCGGTGACGAGGTCGTCGACTTCACCTACGGTGAGCTGCAGCGGGAAATGAACCTCATCAACCGTGCGTTCATCGAGGTCATGACGGGCGGCGACGCGGACGGCCGCGTCTTCACGTTCCCGATCCCGACCTACAACATCACGCCCGACTTCGACTGGGAGGGCGAGAATGTCGACGCCCTTTTCGAGATGACCGCGAAGTATGGCCTGCCCTACTTCCAGAACTTCATCAACTCCGACCTGGACCCGCACATGATCCGCTCCATGTGCTGCCGCCTGCAGCTGGACCTGCGTGAGCTCCTCAAGCGCGGCAACGGCCTCTTCGGATCGGCGGAGCTGACCGGCTCGATTGGCGTGGTCACGCTCAATATGGCGCGCCTCGGCTACCTCTACAAGGGCGACGAGGAGGGTCTTGTCGCGCGCATGGATGAGCTCATCGACCTGGCCTCGAAGTCCCTCGAAATCAAGCGCGAGACCATCCAGTACCACATGGACCACGGCCTCTTCCCCTACTCGCAGCGATACCTGGGCACGCTTGATAACCACTTCTCGACGATCGGCGTCAACGGCATGAACGAGATGGTGCGCAACTTCAGCGACGACGCCTACGACCTGACGGACCCGCGCGGCTTCGACATGTGCGTGCGCATCCTGGATCGAGTGCGCGAGCGCATGGTCGAGCTCCAGGAGGCCACCGGCCACATGTACAACCTGGAGGCGACCCCCGCGGAGGGGACGACCTACCGCTTCGCGAAGGAGGACCGAAAGCGCTTCGCCGACATCATCCATGCGGGCACGCCCGATGAGCCCTACTACACGAACTCCTCGCAGCTTCCCGTGGGATACACGGATGATCCGTTCCAGGCCCTTGAGGATCAGGAGGTCCTGCAGGGCAAGTACACGGGCGGCACGGTCCTGCACCTGTACATGGGTGAGCGCGTGTCCTCGGGCGAGGCCTGCAAAGAGATGGTGCGCCGCTCGCTGACGGCCTTCAAGGTCCCCTACATCACGATCACGCCGACCTTCTCGATCTGCCCGGTCCACGGCTACCTGGCTGGTGAGCACTTCACCTGTGAGAAGTGCGCGGCTGCCCACCCCCACGCGGAGCCGCAGGCCTGCGAGGTGTGGACGCGCGTCATGGGCTACTTCCGCCCGGTCCAGTCCTTCAACATCGGCAAGAAGGGCGAGTACCACGAGCGCCAGATGTTCTCTGAGAGCGCCGCGGATGCGCACGGTGAGCTCGTCAGCGCGTTCCCTCCCGCGGGGAGTCGCTGA